Proteins from a genomic interval of Echeneis naucrates chromosome 21, fEcheNa1.1, whole genome shotgun sequence:
- the LOC115062206 gene encoding olfactory receptor 52D1-like codes for MENVSFVRIFTLSGLNETLNYRVALFSLTLLYYCAILFFNVSLIIIIALDENLHEPMYILLCSFCVNGLYGTTGFYPKFLLDLLSPSPEIVYEGCLFQAFIMYSFASCDLSILAVMAYDRYLAICRPLHYHSQMSKRRLSQLVCFSWLTPLCILSINVFLTSRLKLCSSNMQKIFCVNWVIVKLACSEADTFSNNIAAYISIVIYVSHGFFIIWTYMHIVKTAVRSENVRVKFMQTCVPHLISLITFLVTILFDLMYMRFGSRDLPQNLQNFISIEFLLIPPLMNPLIYGFKLSKIRQKILYLVHVGKQVT; via the coding sequence atggaaaatgtttcttttgtaagAATCTTCACCCTGTCCGGGTTAAATGAGACGCTTAATTACAGAGTAGCACTCTTCTCTTTGACGTTATTATATTACTGTGCTATTTTGTTCTTCAATGTCTCtctcatcattattattgcGTTAGATGAAAACCTTCATGAACCTATGTACATCTTattgtgtagtttttgtgttAATGGACTTTATGGAACCACAGGTTTCTACCCCAAATTCCTGCTAGATCTGCTGTCACCTTCTCCAGAAATCGTCTATGAAGGATGCCTCTTCCAGGCTTTCATCATGTACTCCTTTGCTTCCTGTGATCTGTCCATTCTGGCAGTTATGGCCTATGACAGGTATCTGGCTATATGTCGCCCGCTGCACTACCACTCTCAGATGTCTAAGAGGAGGCTGTCTCAGCTGGTATGTTTCTCCTGGTTAACTCCTCTCTGTATCCTCTCCATCAATGTTTTTCTAACATCCAGACTCAAGTTATGTAgttcaaacatgcagaaaatattttgtgtgaacTGGGTAATTGTTAAACTTGCTTGCTCTGAAGCTGACACCTTTTCAAACAACATAGCTGCCTATATTTCAATTGTTATCTATGTTTCTCATGGCTTTTTCATAATTTGGACTTACATGCACATTGTTAAAACTGCTGTCAGGTCGGAGAATGTCAGGGTGAAGTTTATGCAGACCTGTGTGcctcatttaatttctttaattacATTCCTTGTTACCATACTTTTTGATTTGATGTACATGCGATTTGGCTCCAGAGATTTACCTCAAAACCTTCAAAACTTCATCTCGATCGAATTTCTGCTCATTCCTCCTCTGATGAATCCTCTAATATATGGATTTAAACTGAGCAAAATACGGCAAAAGATTCTATATTTGGTTCATGTTGGGAAACAAGTGACCTAG
- the agpat3 gene encoding 1-acyl-sn-glycerol-3-phosphate acyltransferase gamma translates to MALLAYLKSLFILQLLMGFVFVVSGLIINFIQLCTCILWPINKQLYRRINCRLSYSLWSQLVMLLEWWSGTDCTLYTDQATVDKFGKEHVIIILNHNFEIDFLCGWTMCERYGVLGSSKVLAKHELLKVPLIGWTWYFLEIVFCKRKWEEDRKTVFSGLSRLKDYPEYMWFLLYCEGTRFTEKKHQISMQVAESKGLPKLKYHLLPRTKGFTTTLQCLKGTVTAVYDVTLNFKDNQTPTLLGIVNGKKYKADMSVRRFSVEDIPDNEAECANWLHKIYQEKDALQEFYNKEGKFPGPTIIPPRRPWTLLNFLFWATLLLSPLINFACGVVVSGSPLLIIGFIIFLIIASIAIRRLIGVTEVKKTGSSYGNLEAKKQN, encoded by the exons ATGGCTCTTCTGGCCTACCTGAAGAGCCTGTTTATACTGCAGTTGCTGATgggctttgtgtttgtggtgagcGGCCTCATCATAAACTTCATCCAGCTCTGTACCTGCATCCTCTGGCCAATTAACAAACAACTCTACCGCAGAATCAACTGCAGGCTCAGCTACTCCCTCTGGAGCC AGCTGGTGATGCTGCTGGAGTGGTGGTCAGGCACAGACTGCACCCTATACACCGACCAGGCTACGGTGGACAAGTTTGGCAAAGAGcatgtcatcatcatcctcaaccACAACTTTGAAATCGACTTCCTCTGTGGCTGGACCATGTGTGAAAGATATGGCGTCTTAGGG AGCTCAAAAGTGTTAGCCAAGCATGAACTGCTGAAGgttcctctgattggctggacCTGGTACTTCCTTGAAATAGTCTTTTGCAAAAGAAAGTGGGAGGAAGATCGAAAAACAGTCTTCAGTGGACTGAGCAGGCTCAAAGACTACCCTGAATATATGTGG tttcttctttatTGTGAGGGCACCCGCTTTACAGAGAAGAAACACCAAATCAGTATGCAGGTTGCAGAGAGTAAAGGCCTGCCCAAGCTCAAATACCACCTCCTACCCCGAACCAAAGGATTCACCACAACACTGCAGTGTCTTAAGGGCACAG TAACTGCTGTGTATGATGTGACTCTCAACTTCAAAGATAACCAAACTCCCACTCTCCTGGGTATTGTGAACGGCAAGAAATACAAAGCTGACATGAGTGTAAG ACGTTTCTCTGTGGAGGATATACCAGATAATGAGGCCGAATGTGCCAACTGGCTGCACAAGATCTATCAGGAGAAG gATGCCTTACAGGAATTCTACAACAAAGAAGGCAAGTTCCCCGGACCTACAATAATCCCACCTCGCCGACCATGGACACTATTGAACTTCCTGTTTTGGGCCACCCTCCTGCTTTCACCTCTCATCAACTTTGCTTGTGGAGTGGTTGTCAGTGGGTCCCCACTCCTCATCATTGGCTTCATCATATTCCTCATCATAG CCTCCATAGCTATCCGTCGCCTCATAGGAGTCACTGAGGTGAAGAAAACAGGCTCCAGTTACGGCAACCTGgaggccaaaaaacaaaactaa
- the LOC115061953 gene encoding pyridoxal kinase-like, with protein sequence MECRVLSIQSHVVRGYVGNKSATFPLQVLGFEVDSINSVQFSNHTGYAHWKGQVLTAEELNVLYEGIKLNKVNHYDYILTGYCRDQSFLEMVVDIIQGLKKANPSLIYVCDPVMGDHGAMYVPEHLLPVYKDKVVPLANILTPNQFEAELLTGRKINTEEDAVEVMDLLHKMGPETVVLTSTDIPSKNGDQFLVALGSHKIVKPDGTKTNQKIYMDIPKVDAVFVGTGDLFAAMLLAWTHYHPKDLKMACEKTVSVMHHVIKRTITYANEMAGPGKRPSPAQLELRMVQSKADIENPAIIVEAKIIQKPSH encoded by the exons GTGCTGGGCTTTGAAGTGGACTCGATCAACTCTGTCCAGTTCTCCAATCACACAG GATATGCCCACTGGAAGGGACAAGTActgacagcagaggagctgaatgTGCTGTATGAGGGGATCAAACTCAATAAGGTGAACCACTATGACTACATCCTCACAG GATACTGCAGGGACCAGTCTTTCCTGGAAATGGTGGTTGATATTATTCAGGGGCTAAAGAAAGCCAATCCCAGCCTGATATATG TTTGCGATCCTGTTATGGGAGATCATGGTGCTATG TACGTCCCAGAGCACCTGCTGCCAGTCTACAAGGACAAAGTAGTGCCTTTGGCCAACATCCTCACCCCAAATCAGTTTGAAGCAGA GCTGTTAACTGGGAGGAAAATTAACACAGAAGAAGATGCTGTTGAA GTGATGGACTTGCTTCATAAAATGGGTCCAGAGACTGTTGTCCTCACTAGTACAGACATACCTTCAAAAAATGGGGACCAGTTCCTAGTGGCCCTTGGAAGTCACAAAATAG TGAAACCAGATGGGACTAAAACCAATCAGAAGATCTACATGGACATCCCCAAAGTCGATGCTGTATTTGTGGGTACCGGGGACCTGTTTGCTGCCATGTTACTAGCCTGGACTCACTATCACCCTAAGGACCTAAAG ATGGCCTGTGAAAAGACTGTGTCAGTGATGCACCATGTCATTAAGAGGACCATTACTTATGCTAATG agatGGCTGGCCCGGGGAAAAGACCCAGCCCTGCACAACTAGAGCTGAGGATGGTTCAGAGCAAAGCCGACATTGAGAATCCTGCTATCATTGTGGAAGCAAAGATTATACAAAAGCCTTCCCACTGA